A genomic segment from Clostridium pasteurianum BC1 encodes:
- a CDS encoding helix-turn-helix transcriptional regulator produces the protein MIVLNLLIIGNSQLDIQKTKNIIDSFHDPNIKIIDLNEMQNSINILLNSSDTSNIKEYVNSLFKDDIFISDKMHIRNLCFSIIMCIIFLLKEKNQNLNIFSYNHELLCESLFNLETPEDVSNLIENLLIYINQYLLNNSNNKYSIIAERIIKFIEKDYLNNLSINSIADKFNYTPNYISYVFKQKFGQNISDYITELKISKAKELLLDTNNKIYDISKILGFSNTSYFCSVFKKQTSLTPKEYRSKNGL, from the coding sequence ATGATAGTGCTCAATTTATTAATTATAGGCAATTCTCAATTAGATATACAAAAAACCAAGAATATAATTGATAGCTTTCATGACCCAAATATAAAAATAATTGATTTAAATGAAATGCAAAATAGTATAAACATACTACTTAACTCTAGTGATACTTCGAATATAAAAGAATACGTTAACAGTCTATTTAAAGATGATATCTTTATTTCAGATAAGATGCATATAAGAAATTTATGTTTTTCCATAATTATGTGTATAATATTTTTACTAAAAGAGAAGAATCAAAATTTAAATATTTTCTCATATAACCATGAATTATTATGTGAGTCTTTATTTAATTTGGAAACACCAGAAGATGTCTCTAATTTAATAGAAAATTTACTTATTTATATTAATCAATATCTTTTAAATAACTCTAATAATAAATATTCTATAATTGCTGAAAGAATCATAAAATTTATCGAAAAAGATTATTTAAATAATTTAAGTATAAATAGCATTGCAGATAAATTTAATTATACTCCCAATTATATAAGCTATGTTTTTAAACAAAAATTTGGACAAAATATTTCTGACTATATTACTGAATTAAAAATATCAAAGGCAAAAGAACTTCTTTTAGATACAAATAATAAAATATATGACATATCTAAAATCTTAGGTTTTAGCAATACTTCCTATTTTTGCAGCGTATTTAAAAAACAAACTTCATTGACTCCCAAAGAATACAGGTCAAAGAATGGGTTGTAA
- the galT gene encoding UDP-glucose--hexose-1-phosphate uridylyltransferase translates to MDIYEIIQSLINKEIDLQLIEKEDEIYVRNRVIDLLGINDFVLKEPIKAEDYSVPDLLEKLIEYACEQKIIEELFYGREILSSKIMDCFMSKPSTINKIFYEKFETDPEAATNYFYELSKNNNYIQTKQIAKNINYKAPTEYGDLDITINLSKPEKNPKDIAREKLVKSTNYPKCLLCIENEGYAGKAGHPARSNHRIIRMNLMDEEWNFQYSPYAYYNEHCIVLASEHRDMKVDKNTFSRLLQFVEKFPHYFVGSNADLPIVGGSILSHDHYQGGRYEFAMAKAEEEYEFKLDKFKDVSFGIVKWPMSVIRIKAEDKSSIIEAADYILNYWREYSDPAAGIYAYTENAPHNTVTPIARKRKDVFELDIVLRNNRTSEEHPLGIFHPHEDVQHIKKENIGLIEVMGLAVLPARLKTELKEVERYILGVDNNIAEPHKPWADLLREKYKGKIDKDNTEEIVRKETAAKFLRVLEDAGVFKRNEEGMKYFKEFISSIS, encoded by the coding sequence ATGGATATATATGAAATTATTCAGAGCTTAATCAATAAAGAAATAGACCTTCAGCTTATTGAAAAAGAGGATGAAATATATGTAAGAAACAGAGTCATTGATCTTTTGGGAATAAATGATTTTGTCTTAAAGGAACCCATAAAGGCTGAAGACTACTCTGTACCAGACCTTCTTGAGAAACTTATAGAATACGCTTGTGAGCAAAAAATTATTGAAGAATTATTCTATGGAAGGGAAATTTTATCAAGCAAAATAATGGACTGTTTTATGTCTAAACCTTCTACAATTAATAAAATTTTTTATGAAAAGTTTGAAACTGATCCGGAAGCTGCCACAAACTATTTTTATGAATTGAGTAAAAACAATAACTATATCCAGACAAAGCAAATTGCCAAGAATATAAATTATAAGGCTCCAACAGAATACGGAGATCTGGATATAACTATAAATCTATCTAAGCCGGAAAAAAATCCTAAGGATATTGCCAGAGAAAAACTGGTTAAGAGTACAAACTATCCTAAATGTTTACTGTGCATTGAAAATGAAGGATATGCAGGTAAGGCAGGACATCCTGCAAGAAGTAATCATCGTATAATTCGTATGAATCTTATGGATGAAGAGTGGAACTTTCAATACTCACCTTATGCATACTATAATGAACACTGTATTGTACTGGCAAGTGAACACAGGGACATGAAAGTTGATAAAAATACTTTCTCAAGACTGCTTCAATTTGTAGAAAAATTTCCACACTATTTTGTAGGTTCCAATGCGGATTTGCCTATCGTGGGAGGATCAATTTTATCCCATGATCATTATCAGGGTGGAAGATATGAATTCGCCATGGCAAAGGCAGAAGAGGAATATGAATTTAAATTGGATAAGTTCAAAGATGTAAGCTTTGGTATTGTTAAATGGCCTATGTCTGTAATTAGAATAAAGGCGGAAGATAAATCTTCCATTATAGAAGCAGCAGATTATATACTAAATTACTGGAGAGAATACAGCGATCCCGCAGCAGGTATTTATGCTTATACGGAAAATGCACCTCATAATACAGTAACTCCAATTGCCAGAAAGCGAAAAGATGTATTTGAATTGGATATAGTGCTTAGAAACAATCGTACAAGCGAAGAACATCCACTGGGTATTTTTCACCCGCATGAGGATGTACAACATATTAAAAAAGAAAATATTGGGCTCATTGAAGTTATGGGTCTGGCAGTATTGCCGGCAAGACTTAAGACGGAATTAAAGGAAGTTGAGAGATACATTTTGGGTGTAGATAATAATATAGCAGAACCCCACAAGCCTTGGGCTGATTTACTTAGAGAGAAGTACAAAGGTAAAATAGATAAAGACAATACGGAAGAAATTGTGAGAAAAGAAACGGCTGCTAAGTTTTTGAGAGTTCTGGAAGATGCAGGAGTATTTAAACGCAATGAAGAGGGAATGAAATACTTTAAGGAATTTATAAGTAGCATTTCATAA
- a CDS encoding LacI family DNA-binding transcriptional regulator, translating to MATIRDIAEEAGVSISTVSRVLNYDETLSVSDSTKKKVFEIAEKLSYEKRSNHNSVTAKVALVHWYTREEELDDLYYMSIRLGIEKHCKHNNLGIVEFFQNNSDKLNKENIQGIIAVGKFSKSEVNLFKGITKNIVFVDYSPDEDNFDAVVVNFENATKKVIDYFIKKGHENIGYIGGKESFKDDRNLIEDCRETTFRSYLTDKKMLKEENIYIGKFSVNDGYTLMKKAISEKGDNLPTAIFVGSDSMALGCLKALGEAGVSVPERVNIIGVNDISISSYFSPSLSTVKVYTEIMGQTAVDLLMERFEGRTVSKKIVISTKLKIRQSSF from the coding sequence ATGGCTACTATTAGAGACATAGCCGAAGAAGCAGGAGTGTCTATTTCCACAGTATCAAGGGTATTAAATTATGATGAAACCTTATCTGTAAGTGATAGTACTAAAAAGAAGGTTTTTGAAATAGCAGAAAAACTTTCCTATGAGAAACGTTCAAATCATAATTCAGTTACTGCAAAGGTAGCTTTAGTGCATTGGTATACAAGAGAAGAGGAATTAGATGATCTATATTATATGTCCATTCGATTGGGCATAGAAAAGCACTGCAAGCATAATAATTTGGGAATAGTGGAGTTCTTTCAGAACAATTCAGATAAATTAAATAAGGAGAATATCCAAGGGATTATTGCAGTAGGTAAATTTAGTAAAAGTGAAGTGAATCTGTTTAAAGGTATAACAAAAAATATTGTATTTGTGGATTATTCTCCTGATGAAGATAATTTTGATGCTGTAGTAGTCAATTTTGAAAATGCAACAAAGAAAGTTATTGATTATTTTATAAAAAAAGGGCACGAAAATATTGGATATATTGGTGGAAAAGAAAGCTTTAAAGATGACAGAAATCTCATTGAGGATTGTAGGGAGACAACTTTTAGGTCCTATTTAACAGATAAAAAAATGCTTAAAGAAGAAAATATATATATAGGCAAATTTTCAGTAAATGACGGGTATACACTCATGAAAAAAGCCATCTCTGAAAAAGGAGATAATTTACCTACAGCTATTTTTGTGGGGAGTGATTCCATGGCTCTTGGATGTCTAAAGGCATTAGGAGAAGCAGGTGTCTCTGTACCGGAAAGAGTAAATATAATAGGGGTAAATGATATCAGCATTTCCAGCTATTTTTCACCTTCATTGAGTACTGTAAAAGTATATACAGAGATTATGGGACAGACTGCAGTAGATTTGTTAATGGAAAGATTTGAGGGTAGAACTGTAAGTAAAAAGATAGTAATATCCACTAAATTAAAAATAAGGCAGAGCAGTTTTTAA
- a CDS encoding glycoside-pentoside-hexuronide (GPH):cation symporter: MKQKISYALGAFGHDIYYGTLSTYFMIFVTKSMFEGAPKATQAKMIALVTTLVVGIRLVEIVFDPIIGGIIDNTRTKWGKFRPWLCIGGTISAVCLAMLFTNFFGLATSNQTLFTILFIIVFIVLDCTYSFKDIAFWSMIPALSENSQERGKIATFARFASSLGANGTTLAVIPIVSFFTLMFTGHTGQAASGWFAFGVIAALIYGVTSWITAFGTKEKNSILRQQNEKTSVKDVFSALAKNDQLMWLALSYLLFAIGNVATTAVLMLYFQYVIGNIAAFSIVGIVSSICGIISVPLFPIITKFISRKYVYIFGILSILIGYLLFNAASSNLVLVVIGLAFFYFPNQLIFLSALMTISDSVEYGQWKNGVRNEAVTLSLRPLLDKIAGALSNGIVGFISVTCGMIGNAQASDITAKGISTFKMYSFYLPGALMIISAVVFLCKIKLTEKKHTEIVKNLEVALGKNS, from the coding sequence ATGAAACAAAAAATTTCATATGCACTAGGTGCATTTGGACATGACATTTATTATGGGACATTATCGACATATTTCATGATTTTCGTTACAAAATCCATGTTTGAAGGAGCTCCAAAGGCGACTCAGGCTAAAATGATAGCTTTAGTTACTACATTAGTAGTAGGTATTCGACTAGTGGAAATTGTCTTTGATCCAATTATTGGTGGTATTATCGACAACACTAGAACTAAATGGGGAAAATTCCGTCCATGGCTTTGTATTGGCGGGACAATCAGTGCAGTTTGCCTGGCAATGCTATTTACTAATTTCTTTGGACTAGCGACAAGTAACCAGACTTTATTTACAATTTTATTTATCATTGTGTTTATTGTTTTAGATTGTACGTATTCATTTAAAGATATAGCATTTTGGTCAATGATTCCTGCACTTAGTGAGAATTCACAAGAACGTGGAAAAATAGCAACATTTGCTCGTTTCGCTTCATCATTGGGAGCAAATGGAACAACATTAGCGGTAATTCCTATCGTTTCATTTTTTACCTTAATGTTTACAGGTCACACTGGGCAAGCAGCTAGCGGATGGTTTGCTTTTGGTGTAATAGCCGCATTAATCTACGGTGTTACAAGTTGGATTACCGCTTTTGGCACAAAAGAAAAAAATAGTATTTTACGTCAACAAAATGAAAAAACTTCAGTTAAAGATGTCTTTAGTGCACTTGCTAAAAATGACCAATTAATGTGGTTGGCATTATCATACCTCTTGTTTGCTATTGGCAATGTAGCTACAACAGCCGTATTAATGCTTTACTTCCAATATGTAATCGGTAACATTGCAGCTTTCTCAATTGTAGGTATCGTGTCTTCAATTTGTGGTATTATATCTGTTCCGCTCTTTCCAATTATCACTAAATTTATTTCAAGAAAATACGTCTATATATTTGGTATTTTATCAATATTAATTGGCTATTTATTATTTAACGCAGCATCATCAAATTTAGTATTAGTTGTTATTGGTTTAGCATTCTTCTATTTTCCAAATCAATTGATTTTCTTATCAGCATTGATGACAATCAGTGACTCAGTAGAATACGGACAATGGAAAAATGGAGTTCGCAACGAAGCGGTAACTTTATCTCTTCGTCCATTGCTAGATAAAATCGCAGGTGCTTTATCAAATGGTATCGTAGGTTTCATATCGGTAACATGTGGTATGATTGGAAATGCACAAGCAAGTGATATAACAGCTAAAGGCATTTCAACATTTAAAATGTATTCTTTTTATTTGCCAGGAGCATTAATGATTATCTCAGCTGTTGTCTTCTTATGTAAAATTAAATTAACAGAGAAGAAACACACTGAAATAGTAAAAAATTTAGAGGTGGCATTGGGAAAAAATAGCTGA